The Dictyoglomus sp. genome includes a region encoding these proteins:
- a CDS encoding thioredoxin, protein MNINSKFLLKIFIIFLLFLTSTYSSPQENVSRKLVLELFTATWCGPCARYGPLVDKIYDQFSNQIILLRNQVWHDGLDTKETNNRANYYRIEGVPTLIINGKYAIHPAYYDEIIEIINDILKEKPIYSLEIYDLKRSGNKISFKIGIESLSNTTKNLKLFVIFYEKLVHYEGRNGEKKHRFVIRDYIPDERGKSIKINPKENLELKIEYDLHKNFSPNKFSIAVFLQDVNTKEIYNGEKIEL, encoded by the coding sequence ATGAATATTAATTCAAAATTCCTTTTAAAAATTTTTATTATTTTTCTTTTATTTTTAACCTCCACATATTCTTCCCCTCAAGAAAATGTTAGTAGAAAATTAGTTCTTGAGCTTTTCACTGCTACTTGGTGCGGTCCCTGTGCAAGATATGGTCCACTAGTAGATAAAATTTATGATCAATTTTCAAATCAAATTATACTTTTAAGAAATCAAGTTTGGCATGATGGTTTAGATACTAAAGAGACTAACAACAGAGCAAATTATTATAGAATTGAGGGAGTACCTACTTTAATAATAAATGGCAAATATGCTATTCATCCAGCATATTATGATGAAATTATTGAAATAATTAATGATATTTTAAAAGAAAAACCGATATATTCCCTTGAAATATATGATTTGAAGAGAAGTGGAAACAAAATAAGTTTTAAAATTGGAATAGAATCTCTTTCTAATACTACAAAAAATCTTAAGCTTTTCGTTATTTTTTATGAAAAATTAGTTCATTATGAAGGTAGAAATGGAGAAAAGAAGCATAGATTTGTCATAAGAGATTATATTCCTGATGAGAGAGGAAAAAGCATAAAAATAAATCCTAAGGAAAATCTTGAATTAAAAATAGAATATGATTTACATAAAAATTTTAGTCCCAACAAATTCTCTATAGCAGTATTTTTACAAGATGTAAATACAAAGGAAATCTATAATGGAGAAAAAATAGAATTGTAA
- a CDS encoding glycoside hydrolase family 44 protein encodes MLFLKKLSILILFLLLILSGCVKNSEGGGNIIPTGQFSVNVNINTNKERITISPYIYGANQDVENVRHTARRIGGNRLTGYNWETNMSNAGSDWYHYSDYYLPWVMGIPQKDYNIPAIVLSKFHDDSLKMGAISLITLQMAGYVAKDANGTVKENETAPSPRWAQVQFKKNSPFSLTPDTTDNFVYIDELINFLINKYGKANTNTGIKGYLLDNEPDLWSSTHPRIHPNKTTCNELIQKSVELAKVIKEMDKDAEVMGYESYGFMGYYSLQDAPDWNQVKGNHKWFISYYLQKMKEESQNYGKRLLDVLSLHWYPEARGGNVRICFEGENNIDKDVSIARMQAPRTLWDPTYKSSQKGVITAGENSWINQWFPEFLPIIPTIKKDIETYYPGTKLAITEYDYGGRNHISGGIAQTDVLGIFGKYGIYLATRWGDSGSYISSAYNIYLNYDGKGSKYGDICVKAETSDVENMPVYASIHKDNENKLHIIIINRNWDKEGIAKVNIESSYTYSSCVIWGFDYNSPNIRKMGEIKNIENNRFELKVPPLTVYHLVF; translated from the coding sequence GTGTTATTTTTGAAGAAATTAAGCATCCTAATTTTATTTTTACTTCTAATCCTCTCAGGATGTGTAAAAAATAGTGAAGGAGGTGGTAATATTATTCCCACAGGACAATTTAGTGTTAATGTAAATATTAATACCAACAAAGAAAGAATAACTATTAGTCCATACATCTATGGAGCAAATCAGGATGTTGAAAATGTAAGGCATACTGCAAGAAGAATTGGAGGCAATAGACTTACAGGTTATAATTGGGAAACTAATATGTCAAATGCAGGTTCTGACTGGTATCATTATAGTGATTATTACTTACCTTGGGTTATGGGAATACCACAAAAGGACTATAATATACCTGCTATTGTACTTTCTAAATTTCATGATGATTCTTTAAAAATGGGAGCAATTAGCCTTATTACTCTTCAGATGGCAGGTTATGTGGCAAAGGATGCAAATGGTACTGTAAAGGAGAATGAAACTGCACCATCTCCAAGATGGGCACAAGTTCAATTTAAGAAAAATTCTCCTTTTTCTTTAACTCCAGATACTACTGATAATTTTGTATATATAGATGAACTTATAAATTTCCTTATAAACAAATATGGGAAAGCAAATACAAATACTGGGATAAAAGGTTATCTTCTTGATAATGAGCCCGATTTATGGTCAAGCACTCATCCAAGAATTCATCCCAATAAGACTACATGTAATGAACTTATTCAGAAATCTGTTGAACTTGCAAAGGTAATAAAGGAGATGGATAAAGATGCAGAAGTTATGGGATATGAATCCTATGGATTTATGGGATATTATTCTCTACAGGATGCTCCTGATTGGAATCAAGTAAAAGGAAATCATAAGTGGTTTATTAGCTATTATCTGCAGAAAATGAAGGAAGAATCACAAAACTATGGAAAAAGACTTCTTGATGTTTTATCTCTTCACTGGTATCCCGAGGCAAGAGGAGGTAATGTAAGAATTTGCTTTGAAGGAGAAAATAACATAGATAAAGATGTCAGTATTGCAAGAATGCAGGCTCCAAGAACCTTATGGGATCCTACCTATAAATCCTCTCAAAAAGGTGTTATTACTGCGGGCGAGAATAGCTGGATCAATCAATGGTTTCCTGAGTTTTTACCTATAATTCCTACTATCAAGAAAGATATTGAGACTTATTATCCTGGAACAAAGCTTGCCATAACTGAATATGATTATGGAGGAAGAAATCATATTTCAGGAGGAATTGCTCAAACTGATGTTCTTGGTATCTTTGGGAAATATGGTATTTATCTTGCCACAAGATGGGGGGATTCAGGTAGCTACATTTCTTCCGCTTACAATATTTATTTAAATTATGACGGAAAAGGGTCAAAATATGGAGATATATGTGTAAAAGCAGAAACCAGTGATGTAGAAAATATGCCAGTATACGCCTCTATTCATAAGGATAATGAAAATAAACTACATATTATTATTATAAATAGAAATTGGGACAAAGAAGGTATAGCAAAGGTAAATATAGAAAGTTCATATACCTATTCTTCTTGTGTTATATGGGGATTTGATTATAACTCACCTAATATAAGAAAAATGGGAGAAATAAAGAATATAGAAAATAATCGTTTTGAATTGAAAGTTCCACCTCTAACAGTATATCATTTGGTGTTTTGA
- a CDS encoding aldo/keto reductase, translating to MKYRNLGKLNVKVSVLGFGAMRLPTLGRESQIDEPKAIEMIRYAINHGVNYVDTAYPYHGGQSEIVVGKALKEGYREKTYVATKLPVWLVSRKEDMDKYLMEQLKKLDTDHIDFYLLHALNESSWQRMYNLGALDWGEKMKEKGLIRYFGFSFHDNLEAFKKIIDAYDWDFCQIQYNYMDIKEQAGKEGLEYAGKRGIGVVIMEPLRGGRLVNPPEEAKRLMENYKTKRSPVEWALLWIWNHPEVSTVLSGMSTLEQVKENIEIADKAEIGLLTQEELRIIEKVRDIYLGIKAIDCTQCQYCMPCPYGVNIPLNFHLYNEGVRYNSWGAPSWHYNHGMNPEERAENCKKCGECEPKCPQSLPIRDLLEKVASALSS from the coding sequence ATGAAATACAGAAATTTGGGAAAACTTAATGTAAAAGTTTCTGTTTTAGGATTTGGCGCTATGAGACTTCCAACCTTAGGAAGAGAGTCCCAAATAGATGAACCTAAGGCTATAGAGATGATAAGATATGCTATTAATCATGGAGTAAATTATGTGGATACTGCATATCCCTACCATGGAGGGCAAAGTGAAATAGTAGTTGGAAAAGCATTAAAAGAAGGATATAGAGAGAAAACATATGTTGCTACAAAACTTCCTGTTTGGCTTGTTAGTAGAAAAGAAGATATGGATAAGTATTTAATGGAACAGTTGAAAAAATTAGATACTGATCATATAGATTTTTATCTTTTACATGCTCTTAATGAGAGTTCATGGCAGAGAATGTATAATTTAGGAGCTTTAGATTGGGGCGAAAAGATGAAAGAAAAAGGTCTTATTAGATATTTTGGTTTTTCTTTTCATGATAATCTGGAGGCTTTTAAAAAGATTATTGATGCTTATGACTGGGATTTTTGTCAGATTCAGTATAATTACATGGATATAAAAGAACAGGCAGGAAAAGAAGGTTTAGAATATGCAGGGAAAAGGGGTATTGGAGTAGTAATAATGGAACCTTTAAGGGGAGGTAGATTGGTTAATCCTCCTGAGGAAGCAAAAAGACTTATGGAAAATTATAAAACAAAAAGATCTCCTGTAGAATGGGCATTACTTTGGATTTGGAATCATCCTGAAGTTTCCACAGTTCTTTCTGGAATGAGTACCTTGGAGCAAGTCAAAGAAAATATTGAGATCGCAGATAAGGCTGAAATTGGTTTGTTAACTCAAGAGGAGCTTAGGATTATTGAAAAAGTAAGAGATATTTATTTGGGGATAAAAGCAATAGATTGCACTCAATGTCAATATTGTATGCCCTGTCCCTATGGAGTAAATATTCCTCTAAACTTCCATCTTTACAATGAGGGAGTAAGATATAATAGTTGGGGAGCTCCTTCGTGGCACTATAATCATGGAATGAATCCAGAAGAAAGGGCTGAAAACTGTAAGAAATGCGGTGAATGTGAGCCAAAGTGTCCTCAAAGTCTTCCTATAAGAGATCTATTAGAAAAAGTTGCAAGCGCCTTGAGTTCCTAA
- a CDS encoding nucleotidyltransferase domain-containing protein has protein sequence MKYGRRSISINLTELISKLKENFEEDENIIFAYLFGGLAKNRISPISDIDIAVYLRNVANIVNEKIRILNKICDSLKYDDVDLIILNMAPISLKGRILQNRIVIIDKDPSLRYSFESLTLRMFFDFSIKEKQILYRRYKLG, from the coding sequence ATGAAATATGGAAGGAGAAGTATATCAATAAATTTAACAGAATTGATTTCAAAATTAAAAGAAAATTTTGAAGAAGATGAGAATATTATATTTGCATATCTTTTTGGAGGATTAGCTAAGAATAGAATTTCTCCTATAAGTGATATTGATATAGCAGTATATTTAAGAAATGTAGCGAATATTGTGAATGAAAAAATTAGAATTTTGAATAAAATATGTGATTCTTTAAAATATGATGATGTAGACCTTATAATTCTGAATATGGCTCCTATCTCTTTAAAGGGAAGAATACTTCAAAATAGAATAGTTATTATTGATAAAGATCCTTCTTTGAGGTATTCATTTGAGTCTTTGACTTTAAGAATGTTTTTTGATTTTTCTATAAAAGAAAAACAAATTCTTTATAGGAGATATAAGCTTGGTTGA
- a CDS encoding DUF86 domain-containing protein: MVDKALILRKISELEEHLKELDEFKDITVEIYSKDWKIQRIIERTLQITIEICIDIANHIISEEGFRIPSSYSDTFKVLYEKEIINNELLEIMERMVRFRNIIVHNYDKIDPGIVVNIIKKNLNDFIKYKDHIISYLKRRI; the protein is encoded by the coding sequence TTGGTTGATAAAGCTCTTATTCTTAGAAAGATATCCGAATTGGAAGAACATTTAAAAGAATTAGACGAGTTTAAAGATATAACCGTTGAAATTTATTCGAAAGATTGGAAAATACAGAGAATTATAGAGAGAACATTGCAGATTACTATAGAAATTTGTATTGATATAGCAAATCATATTATTTCAGAGGAAGGCTTTAGAATACCTTCAAGTTATAGTGATACTTTTAAAGTATTGTATGAAAAAGAAATTATTAATAATGAGTTGTTAGAGATAATGGAAAGGATGGTAAGATTTCGAAATATAATAGTTCATAATTATGATAAAATTGATCCTGGGATTGTTGTAAATATAATTAAAAAAAATCTCAATGATTTCATAAAATATAAAGATCATATTATTTCATACTTAAAGAGAAGAATTTAA
- a CDS encoding MFS transporter translates to MKVIKNKDLLLLKVFLFIYYANWTFIFFFIPVYLREYKNFSIGMIGTLSALSAFFGALSQVYVGYLSDRLRKRKPFLIVSSLILILIYFLVFPRLNQFLGFVFMYSLIGIFMNSLTTLSNVLIFDYSTGIGTGKAFASVRVWAPIGFLIMMLTIGFYPKLTEPNIMFPLISLIFFLGLLTVLLLKEPELKTGVRRIEIKDIQKFITRTDVRNFLIFFMIYIFAMGGSAGNVNLLIKHLGGTNSDISWALSVCSITEIPTTYLWGYLSDKIGRLPLLLFTSIILPIRVFLYSLANKALDVILIQLFTHSLTFAIMITVAVVYINDLVSEEERASAQGILSMAMAISQTLTALISGNVADILGLKGMYLFLTVIALISTFLGLTLLRGKRRKV, encoded by the coding sequence ATGAAGGTGATAAAAAATAAAGATTTACTGCTTTTAAAAGTCTTTCTTTTCATTTATTATGCCAATTGGACCTTTATATTCTTCTTTATACCTGTTTATTTAAGAGAATATAAGAATTTTTCTATTGGAATGATAGGAACCCTTTCTGCCCTTTCTGCCTTTTTTGGTGCTCTTTCTCAGGTTTATGTAGGTTATCTTTCTGATAGATTGAGAAAGAGAAAGCCTTTTTTAATAGTAAGTTCTCTAATACTTATACTAATATACTTCTTAGTCTTTCCAAGATTAAATCAATTTTTAGGCTTTGTTTTTATGTACTCCCTTATAGGCATTTTTATGAACTCTTTGACCACATTATCAAATGTTTTAATCTTTGACTATTCCACTGGAATAGGCACAGGAAAAGCCTTTGCATCAGTAAGAGTATGGGCTCCCATAGGATTTTTAATAATGATGCTAACTATTGGTTTTTATCCCAAACTTACAGAACCTAATATTATGTTTCCGTTAATAAGTTTAATCTTTTTTCTTGGATTATTAACAGTTCTTCTTCTAAAGGAGCCAGAATTAAAAACTGGAGTAAGAAGGATAGAGATAAAAGATATACAAAAGTTTATAACAAGAACGGATGTTAGAAATTTTTTAATATTCTTTATGATCTATATTTTTGCCATGGGGGGCTCTGCAGGAAATGTCAATCTTTTAATTAAACATTTAGGAGGGACAAATAGTGATATTAGTTGGGCTCTTTCTGTATGTTCTATTACCGAAATACCTACTACTTATCTATGGGGATATTTATCGGATAAAATAGGAAGATTGCCTCTTCTTTTATTCACTTCAATAATATTACCTATAAGGGTATTTTTATATTCCTTGGCTAACAAAGCCTTAGATGTTATTTTAATACAACTTTTTACCCATAGCTTAACCTTTGCAATAATGATTACTGTTGCAGTGGTATATATTAACGATCTTGTATCGGAAGAGGAAAGAGCAAGTGCCCAAGGAATTCTATCTATGGCAATGGCTATTTCTCAAACATTAACAGCATTAATATCGGGCAATGTTGCGGATATCTTAGGATTAAAGGGCATGTACTTATTCTTAACAGTTATTGCCTTAATTTCTACTTTTCTCGGCTTAACTTTACTAAGAGGAAAAAGAAGGAAAGTATAA
- a CDS encoding cupin domain-containing protein, with translation MEKNIFGKGEPASPELSKYFSGKVYFNPLVSSEEKYNFQVINVTFEPGCRNNWHTHSHGQILLIIDGYGWYQEWGKKAQRLKPGDVIKVPSGVKHWHGAGKDTWLSHVVISASENITQWLEPVSEEEYDNLKE, from the coding sequence ATGGAAAAAAATATATTTGGAAAAGGAGAGCCTGCTTCTCCTGAGTTAAGTAAATATTTCTCAGGAAAGGTTTATTTTAATCCCTTAGTTTCCTCTGAGGAAAAATATAATTTTCAAGTAATAAATGTTACCTTTGAGCCTGGATGTCGTAATAATTGGCATACTCATTCCCATGGACAAATTTTATTAATTATCGATGGATATGGTTGGTATCAGGAATGGGGGAAGAAAGCCCAAAGACTAAAACCTGGTGATGTGATAAAAGTTCCAAGTGGGGTAAAACACTGGCATGGAGCAGGAAAGGATACATGGCTTTCTCATGTAGTTATCAGCGCATCTGAAAATATAACCCAATGGCTTGAGCCCGTTTCTGAAGAAGAATACGATAATTTGAAGGAATAA
- a CDS encoding ADP-ribosylglycohydrolase family protein codes for MFKSELLKKFRGCLIGGAIGDALGYPVEFLKREEILKIYGNEGITDLIVKDNSNSEFSDDTQMTLFTAEGILIFENYKIINSSYVDHKKVMYHSYLRWLYTQGFPLKNFEEINVGFLIKIRELYKIKAPGKTCISALSSGKMGTLDNPINNSKGCGGVMRIAPCGLAYPKNVAFDMAVDFSAITHGHPTGYLAGGALAYFISAIIDGLDLEEALMEVISKLKNCKKSEELVEALIEAYKLSKSSLGDISAIPKLGQGFTGEEALSISLYCALKYRNDFRKALISAVNHDGDSDSTGAITGNILGAYLGIDNIPKEWIQKIELKDVILKIADDLFELSQKTRRIY; via the coding sequence ATGTTTAAAAGTGAACTTCTAAAAAAATTTAGGGGATGTCTTATTGGGGGAGCTATAGGTGATGCTCTTGGCTATCCTGTTGAATTTTTAAAAAGAGAGGAAATTCTTAAAATATATGGAAATGAGGGAATTACAGATTTAATAGTAAAAGATAACAGTAATTCAGAATTTTCAGATGATACTCAGATGACTCTTTTTACCGCAGAAGGAATATTAATCTTTGAAAATTATAAAATTATAAATAGTTCATATGTTGATCACAAAAAAGTTATGTATCATTCTTATCTGAGGTGGCTTTATACTCAAGGTTTTCCTTTAAAAAACTTTGAGGAGATAAATGTTGGATTTCTGATAAAAATAAGAGAACTTTATAAGATAAAAGCCCCTGGAAAGACTTGCATATCCGCTCTTTCTTCTGGAAAAATGGGCACTTTAGATAATCCTATAAACAATAGTAAGGGATGTGGAGGAGTTATGAGAATTGCACCTTGTGGGTTGGCATATCCTAAGAATGTTGCTTTTGATATGGCTGTTGATTTTTCAGCAATAACCCATGGACATCCTACAGGATATTTGGCAGGAGGTGCTCTAGCTTATTTTATTTCTGCTATAATTGATGGTTTAGATTTAGAAGAAGCCTTAATGGAAGTCATTTCTAAGCTGAAGAATTGTAAAAAAAGTGAAGAACTTGTAGAAGCTCTAATTGAGGCCTATAAACTTTCTAAGAGTTCTCTTGGAGATATTTCTGCCATACCTAAATTAGGACAAGGGTTTACAGGGGAAGAAGCCTTATCTATATCTTTATATTGTGCTTTAAAATATAGAAACGATTTTAGAAAAGCTTTAATTTCTGCTGTAAATCATGATGGAGACAGTGATAGTACTGGAGCAATAACAGGTAATATATTAGGAGCCTATTTAGGAATTGATAACATTCCTAAAGAATGGATCCAAAAGATAGAACTTAAGGATGTTATTTTAAAGATTGCCGATGATTTGTTTGAGTTAAGTCAAAAAACAAGGAGAATATATTAA
- a CDS encoding HEAT repeat domain-containing protein gives MNPFVREASAYALGEIKDQRAIEALILILNDSHFNVKDAVIRFLRKITGIHFDYNINKWIEWWEKNKYKFLK, from the coding sequence ATAAATCCATTTGTGCGAGAAGCATCCGCCTATGCTCTAGGAGAGATAAAAGATCAAAGAGCAATAGAAGCACTGATACTAATATTAAATGATTCCCATTTTAATGTAAAAGATGCTGTAATAAGATTCCTTAGAAAGATTACAGGCATTCATTTTGACTATAATATAAACAAATGGATTGAATGGTGGGAAAAGAATAAATATAAATTCTTAAAATAA
- a CDS encoding methylglyoxal synthase: MEYKKILMGKQKRIALVAHDNKKQELLDWAKFNKGTLAQHILYATGTTGDILEKELGLKINKLYSGPLGGDQQIGAKIAEGEIDFLIFFWDPLEPLPHDPDVKALLRIAVVWNIPIACNRATADFLISSPLMNTEYERLVQDYSDYVHRKIKLMENGGENIY, from the coding sequence ATGGAATATAAAAAAATTTTAATGGGAAAACAAAAGAGAATTGCCTTAGTGGCTCATGATAATAAAAAGCAAGAATTACTGGACTGGGCTAAATTTAATAAAGGCACTTTAGCTCAGCACATACTTTATGCTACAGGAACCACAGGGGATATTTTGGAAAAAGAATTGGGATTGAAGATTAATAAACTATATAGTGGTCCCTTGGGAGGAGACCAACAGATAGGAGCCAAAATAGCAGAGGGGGAAATAGATTTTCTCATATTCTTTTGGGATCCCTTGGAACCTCTGCCCCATGATCCCGATGTAAAGGCTCTTTTGCGTATTGCAGTGGTATGGAATATTCCCATAGCATGTAATAGAGCAACAGCAGATTTTCTTATCTCTTCCCCTTTAATGAATACTGAGTATGAAAGATTAGTTCAAGATTACTCCGATTATGTACATAGAAAGATAAAGTTGATGGAGAATGGAGGAGAAAATATATACTAG
- a CDS encoding ABC transporter permease subunit: protein MKSRVLFKNKFVPLIFLLPQVIFAILFFLYPIWESFVLSFQQTDPFGINQKFVWFKNYIDLFTSKDFLNALFVTTVISISIVFITIPISLLLALMVEKPIYNSKLFKTLLIWPFSIAPPVASVVWVFIFQPSIGIISRLLESIGYDWNYILNGGQALFLIIFVSSWAQIGYNFIFYLAALTSIPKSLIESAKIDGANSKRIFWHIIFPFISPTTLFLLIMNLIFSLFETFGIIDALTKGGPAKATETLIYKSYVDGITKFDLNNSATQSVILFFIGILLTYLQLRFFERRIYYHGI from the coding sequence ATGAAAAGTAGAGTTCTATTTAAAAATAAGTTTGTCCCATTAATTTTTCTCTTACCTCAAGTAATATTTGCAATATTATTTTTCTTGTATCCAATATGGGAATCTTTTGTATTATCCTTTCAGCAAACAGATCCTTTTGGTATAAATCAAAAGTTTGTTTGGTTTAAAAATTATATAGATTTATTTACAAGTAAAGATTTTTTGAATGCTCTTTTTGTGACCACTGTTATATCTATTTCTATAGTTTTTATAACAATTCCAATTTCTCTTCTTTTAGCTCTTATGGTTGAAAAGCCTATTTATAACAGTAAATTGTTTAAGACGTTATTAATATGGCCCTTTTCTATTGCTCCTCCTGTTGCATCGGTAGTTTGGGTTTTTATTTTTCAACCATCCATTGGAATCATTTCAAGATTATTGGAAAGTATTGGATATGACTGGAATTATATATTAAATGGAGGACAAGCCTTATTTTTAATTATATTCGTTTCTTCTTGGGCTCAGATTGGGTATAATTTTATATTTTATTTGGCTGCACTTACATCAATACCTAAGTCTCTTATAGAATCTGCTAAAATTGATGGAGCAAATTCTAAAAGAATTTTCTGGCATATTATTTTTCCCTTTATTTCTCCTACAACTTTGTTTCTTTTGATAATGAATTTAATTTTTTCCCTTTTTGAAACTTTTGGTATAATTGATGCTCTCACAAAGGGTGGTCCAGCAAAAGCCACAGAGACTCTCATTTATAAATCTTATGTTGATGGGATAACAAAGTTTGATCTTAATAATTCAGCTACTCAATCAGTAATATTGTTTTTTATAGGTATTTTACTTACCTATTTACAGCTTAGATTTTTTGAGAGGAGAATTTATTATCATGGAATCTAA
- the ugpE gene encoding sn-glycerol-3-phosphate ABC transporter permease UgpE — protein sequence MESKLLKFKNNIRENYFAYLVLLLGVLFIMFPIYVAFVASTYDTPTISRGKMSLTFGNKFLENYKQAWDLGSGQRVKGVPIKILLLNSFILAILVSVGKITLSILSAYAIEFFSLPFKNFFFWIIFSTLMMPLEVRIVSTYKVLSDFNLINTYQGLVLPLMVSATGTLLIRQSLKSIPKEVLEAALIDGIGPFSLLFSIIIPFIRPNIASLFVIMFIYGWNQYLWPLLVLTEPEKQPIVVGIARMIGGADSMTDWNLIMSSAIIAIIIPLFITIIAQKWLIKGLVDIEK from the coding sequence ATGGAATCTAAACTTCTTAAATTCAAGAATAATATTAGAGAAAATTACTTTGCTTATTTAGTTCTATTATTAGGTGTTCTTTTTATTATGTTCCCCATATATGTAGCTTTTGTAGCATCAACCTATGATACACCTACAATTAGTAGGGGAAAAATGTCTTTAACTTTTGGAAATAAATTTTTAGAAAATTATAAACAGGCTTGGGATTTAGGATCTGGACAACGAGTTAAGGGTGTTCCTATAAAAATCTTATTATTAAATTCTTTTATCTTGGCCATCTTAGTTTCAGTGGGAAAGATTACTCTATCCATTCTCTCTGCATATGCTATTGAATTTTTTAGTCTTCCCTTTAAGAATTTTTTCTTTTGGATAATATTCTCTACTCTAATGATGCCTTTAGAAGTTAGAATTGTCTCTACCTATAAAGTTCTTTCAGATTTTAACCTTATCAATACTTATCAAGGTTTAGTTTTACCACTAATGGTTTCTGCTACAGGTACACTTCTTATTAGACAATCTCTTAAGAGTATACCCAAAGAGGTTTTAGAGGCTGCTCTTATAGATGGAATAGGTCCTTTTTCTTTATTATTCAGTATTATTATTCCCTTCATTAGACCTAATATTGCATCATTATTTGTCATTATGTTTATTTACGGATGGAATCAATATTTATGGCCTCTTTTAGTATTAACAGAGCCAGAAAAACAACCCATTGTTGTAGGTATAGCAAGGATGATTGGAGGAGCAGATAGTATGACTGACTGGAATTTAATAATGTCTTCCGCGATTATTGCCATAATTATTCCTCTTTTCATTACTATAATTGCCCAAAAATGGCTGATAAAAGGACTTGTAGATATAGAAAAGTGA